In the genome of Oceanispirochaeta sp., one region contains:
- a CDS encoding helix-turn-helix transcriptional regulator, with protein MENKCNCPEEMVEGYARKLKVCGHPLRLKMLCLIERQDCCVSELWQCLDQPQPVISQHLAVLKDKGIVDSATEGNKRIYRIVDPFVQNIIAGFDGVLPEAAS; from the coding sequence ATGGAAAACAAATGTAACTGCCCGGAAGAAATGGTGGAAGGGTATGCCCGAAAATTAAAGGTTTGCGGTCACCCCCTCAGGCTCAAAATGTTGTGTCTGATTGAACGTCAGGATTGCTGTGTCTCAGAATTGTGGCAATGCCTGGATCAGCCTCAGCCCGTCATCTCCCAGCATCTGGCGGTACTTAAAGACAAAGGAATAGTGGATTCTGCGACAGAAGGAAACAAGAGGATCTACCGCATCGTCGACCCCTTCGTTCAGAACATCATCGCCGGATTTGATGGAGTATTACCCGAGGCAGCTTCCTGA
- a CDS encoding cysteine desulfurase family protein: MVYLDWAATTPPLTSVLKEMTDVASEYFGNPSSLHKEGQKANKKLDEIRRRCADVLDCEADELILTSGGTESNNMVISSLFTRRDKGRIIVSGIEHPAIWNPVQLLGKQGWEVKVINPGKDGLVKVEKLIKLLTPDTKMVLIMGVHNETGVIQPLQELIRTVREAEKSRPIHFHSDLVQSAGKIPLSLKELDLDSASFAGHKIQGPRGIGLLYQKKPFAGLYAGGGQEKGLRPGTENLAAAAGMCTALELAIKGVEEHHDKASLRMQMLMTGIAAIKGVKLLPEGRLENAGHFSPWILNCAFPPLPGEVLVRVMDEAGYAISTGSACSSRKKSRTRGLEAMGVDPQTAFSSIRISQGPTTTEEEMTGFLKVLTEQIDQVGRALG; encoded by the coding sequence ATGGTATACCTAGACTGGGCCGCTACAACGCCCCCCCTCACCTCAGTTCTTAAAGAGATGACAGATGTTGCCTCAGAATATTTCGGCAACCCGTCCTCCCTTCACAAGGAAGGACAGAAGGCTAATAAAAAACTGGATGAAATCCGTCGCCGCTGTGCAGATGTGCTGGATTGTGAAGCTGATGAGCTTATTCTGACATCTGGAGGTACAGAGTCGAACAATATGGTTATCTCCTCCCTTTTTACCAGACGGGACAAAGGTCGCATAATAGTCAGCGGCATAGAGCATCCAGCCATCTGGAATCCTGTCCAGTTACTTGGAAAACAGGGATGGGAAGTGAAGGTCATAAATCCCGGGAAAGACGGGTTAGTCAAGGTGGAAAAACTTATAAAACTTTTAACACCGGATACAAAGATGGTCCTGATCATGGGTGTTCATAATGAGACCGGTGTGATTCAACCTCTACAGGAACTTATCCGCACAGTACGGGAAGCAGAAAAATCCCGCCCCATACATTTCCACAGCGACCTGGTACAGAGTGCTGGAAAAATTCCACTGTCTCTCAAAGAACTAGATCTGGATTCCGCCTCCTTTGCGGGGCACAAGATTCAAGGTCCCAGGGGAATAGGACTTCTGTATCAAAAAAAGCCTTTTGCGGGTCTGTATGCTGGAGGAGGTCAGGAAAAAGGTCTCAGACCAGGAACTGAAAACCTTGCAGCAGCAGCGGGTATGTGTACCGCACTAGAGCTTGCCATTAAGGGTGTGGAGGAGCATCATGATAAAGCTTCTTTAAGAATGCAGATGCTTATGACAGGCATCGCTGCCATCAAAGGTGTAAAACTGTTGCCTGAAGGCCGCCTTGAGAATGCCGGGCACTTTTCCCCCTGGATTCTCAACTGCGCCTTCCCGCCTCTGCCGGGAGAAGTACTGGTGCGGGTCATGGACGAAGCAGGATACGCCATTTCTACGGGATCTGCCTGCTCCAGCCGTAAAAAAAGCCGGACCAGAGGCCTGGAAGCCATGGGTGTAGATCCTCAGACAGCCTTCAGCTCCATCCGGATCTCCCAGGGACCCACAACGACGGAAGAAGAGATGACCGGATTTCTGAAGGTGCTGACGGAACAGATAGATCAGGTCGGACGGGCCCTGGGCTGA
- a CDS encoding DUF2807 domain-containing protein, which yields MNQLQKLLILSVLSLASLSCQNYPDASDVLVEQTYSFSEFDSISGNSAFEVYASYGESYSVSITVNEDQFDNLDVSVSDGELIIDYSSSEDYNNLQFTADITLPELNRVHLYDRAVIFFYDRTIGTDNRSNWNDSFSEIGKTLEILLDGEYSHASFDMEVPPLPEGTLYLYSRSDFSAYNRTHTVNAKELVIHSEADNASSSVTLRSETQPDLMIVQADHYGTLSM from the coding sequence GTGAATCAGCTTCAAAAACTCCTGATTTTGTCAGTTTTAAGCCTAGCCAGTCTGTCCTGTCAAAATTATCCAGATGCCTCTGATGTTCTTGTAGAGCAGACTTACAGCTTTAGTGAATTTGACAGCATCAGTGGCAACAGCGCCTTTGAGGTCTATGCCTCCTATGGTGAGTCCTATTCTGTCAGTATTACCGTGAATGAAGATCAGTTTGACAATCTGGATGTTTCTGTATCAGATGGTGAACTAATCATTGATTACTCCTCATCAGAAGACTATAACAATCTGCAATTCACAGCGGATATCACTCTTCCCGAATTGAACCGGGTACATCTTTATGATAGAGCAGTCATCTTTTTTTATGATAGAACCATCGGCACCGATAATCGCTCCAATTGGAACGACAGCTTTTCTGAAATTGGAAAGACTCTTGAAATCCTTCTGGATGGTGAGTACTCCCATGCGTCCTTCGATATGGAAGTTCCTCCACTCCCGGAGGGAACGCTCTATCTCTACTCCCGCAGCGATTTCAGCGCCTACAACAGGACTCATACAGTCAATGCCAAAGAGCTGGTGATTCACTCTGAAGCAGACAACGCCTCCAGTTCGGTGACCCTCCGTTCCGAAACTCAACCTGATCTCATGATTGTTCAGGCCGATCATTACGGGACACTGAGTATGAA
- the thiI gene encoding tRNA uracil 4-sulfurtransferase ThiI, which translates to MTDLYLIKIGEITLKKGNRALFERQLRNNIKKMLRPHPTRVTNRSGRFYLECEDLEEEYVSACLSKVFGIVGYTRSYSCAKELDALEEKALLVARQNIDAGVGMKFKIETRRIDKSLPLDNYGYSAEIGGRVFEKIPGLTVDVKNPDWIIHIELREKGYVYGYTHKGPGGLPVHTGGKGMLLLSGGIDSPVAGYLMSKRGMSLDAVYFHTPPYTSPESLEKVKDLARIIAPWTGGLTLYTVPFTDVQVQINRSVRPETTTLHSRAAMMKIAQSMAHKRKDLALITGEALSQVASQTLESLAYTNSQVDLPVFRPLIGMDKEETILISRKIKAFETSTQPYDDCCSLFSPEHPEVKPDLKKTREDWDGIEDIGKLMAQAEAQAEKCYFPAEVEKD; encoded by the coding sequence ATGACTGACTTATACCTGATTAAAATAGGCGAGATTACCCTGAAAAAAGGGAATAGAGCCCTCTTTGAGCGACAGCTCCGAAATAATATAAAAAAGATGCTCCGCCCCCACCCCACCAGGGTGACCAACCGGAGCGGCCGGTTTTATCTGGAATGTGAAGACCTGGAAGAAGAATATGTTTCAGCCTGCCTGTCCAAGGTCTTCGGCATTGTCGGCTATACCCGTTCCTACAGCTGTGCCAAAGAGCTGGATGCCCTGGAAGAAAAGGCTCTTCTCGTGGCCCGGCAAAATATTGATGCCGGTGTAGGGATGAAATTCAAGATTGAAACCCGGCGGATAGACAAGAGTCTGCCTCTGGATAATTACGGTTACTCCGCCGAGATCGGCGGGCGTGTATTTGAAAAGATTCCCGGACTCACTGTGGATGTTAAAAATCCCGACTGGATCATTCACATAGAGCTGAGAGAAAAAGGATATGTCTACGGTTATACCCATAAGGGACCGGGAGGACTTCCGGTCCATACCGGTGGGAAGGGGATGCTCCTCCTCTCGGGAGGAATCGATTCTCCCGTGGCAGGGTATCTTATGAGTAAACGGGGGATGAGCCTGGATGCGGTGTACTTTCACACCCCTCCCTACACAAGCCCCGAATCTCTGGAGAAGGTCAAAGACCTGGCCCGGATCATCGCCCCCTGGACGGGAGGACTGACTCTGTATACGGTGCCCTTTACGGATGTACAGGTACAGATAAACCGCTCGGTCAGACCTGAAACGACAACCCTTCACTCCCGGGCGGCCATGATGAAGATTGCCCAGTCCATGGCGCATAAGAGAAAAGATCTGGCCCTGATAACGGGAGAAGCCCTGAGCCAGGTGGCCAGTCAGACTCTGGAAAGCCTTGCTTACACAAACAGTCAGGTAGACCTGCCCGTCTTCCGTCCCCTCATCGGCATGGACAAGGAAGAGACCATCCTTATCTCCCGTAAAATCAAGGCCTTTGAGACCTCAACACAGCCCTATGACGACTGCTGTTCCCTCTTCAGCCCGGAACACCCCGAGGTAAAACCCGACTTGAAGAAAACCCGGGAAGACTGGGATGGAATTGAAGACATAGGAAAACTGATGGCCCAGGCCGAAGCCCAGGCGGAGAAGTGTTACTTTCCGGCGGAAGTTGAAAAAGACTGA